From the Corynebacterium zhongnanshanii genome, the window GTGGGCTTTTCCGCCACGCTGTACGGAATCGCGGGAATGTCCGAGCTGCCCAATGGCGTTCCATGGGATCGCGTGATTATCTTGCTCGCAGGTGTGCTGGTATTGGTCCTCTTTTTCCGACGCCAGCTGTCACTTGCCAAAACCGCCGAGAGCACGGGCAAGAATCCTCTGTTGAACCTTGCTCCGTTGGCGTCGCGCGAGTACACGTTGTCCATGATTCTGATGCTGCTGTCCTTTTCCATGCTTTTCGGCTTCATCATCTTGATGCCGCTGTATGCGCAAAACGTGATGGGTCTTTCCCAGATGGCGGCCGGCATGGTGTCCCTGCCCGGTGGCTTGATTATGGGACTGATGGGCCCATTTGTGGGGCGTATGTACGATCAGCGCGGTGCCCGTCCGCTGATCATTCCGGGTTCTCTAGTCATGTTGGTGGCGATGCTTGGCTTCGCCAACCTTTCCCGGACGGAGAGCTGGTTTGCCGGATTGGGGAGTCATGGCTCGCAGGTACACCTGGTGGTGTTGACCATCTTGCTGAACGTGGGTGTGTCCTTGATGCTCACGCCTTTGATGTCCAATGCGTTGGCTTCCGTTCCTGATTCCTTGGCATCCCACGGCCAGGCCATTGTGAACACCTTCCAGCAGGTTGCTGGTGGTGCAGGTACTGCCGTGTTTGTGGCGATCATGTCCTTTGCCTCTGCGTCCTATGCCAAGAGTCTCGGCCTGGGCGAGGTTGCTGGACAGGCCTCTGGAGAGGGCGCCGCGGAGGCTGCGGGAGGTACTGCGGGGGACGCAGCCGCTGGGGCCGCGGGAGGAGCAGGAAGCGCCACAGGACACGCCCCGTCCCCTGAGCAGATGGCTCAGGTGACCGCGGACATTGTGGGCCACGGCATTGAGGTGGCCTTCTGGTTCGGTGTGGCTGTGTCTTTCATCGTGGTGATAGCTGTCTCGGTGCTGAAGATTGAAGCTCGTCCGGTGACGAAGGGACGTACTACTGCTCAATAGGTAGTGTGTCACGGGCCTGCACTTCGAGATGATCGATCCAAGCCCAAATGTTGGATGCATGGATAACTCCTCCAGGATTTCAATTCGTTTGGTATACTAAGTGGAAGCTATAGGATGAATCCGTGAGACGAATAGGAGAGGACAATGGTCGCGCTCAAGAAGATTGGGCTCACAGTGATCGACTTGGGGATTCTCTCTTAAGCAAACTGCATGGATTGAAGTGAAAATTGTAGATGGTACCCCCTGTATTGTCTTGGAATTAGGTGGCCATTCACGATTTTAATATCATTTAGGAGATGCAATGGAGTCAATATTGATTATATCAACGATATTTTCCCTAGTTCTGCTTGTATTCGTTTTATTTTTGTTGGTGTCGATTACGGTCATCATAATGCGGCTACTGGAAATAACACAACGTTTAGTGGTGGCGTCACAGGATAGAGCGGAGTCTCCTCGACATGGTTCAGAATGACAAAGTCTACTCCGACGTTACTTTTGGAAATGATTTAGGTAAACGAATCATACGACCAGGGATATCGGGACGGTGAGAATTGGAAGCATCCATGCCGCGTCATACGTGAGGAAGCCTGCGATGGGCAGAGCTTCCATGAAGTACCATAGAATACTAGAGACGACAGCGAGCGTTATAACTAAGCTAATGCCTTTTGCTATGACTGCCTAAAATTATCCCTCTGGGTTTCCTATAGAGAAAACCAGCAGCCTGGCGTTTTCTGCACGCAGATCAGCAAGACTCCTATCATCACAGCCCAGGCGTTCTCGCTCGTTTTTGACCCATCTGCACAGCAGCCCGGCAGACATGCCGATCCCTCCAGCAACCCGGGTGATTGGCCTTTCAGACTTGATGACTAGACGAACCGCCTCCCGCCGAAACTCGGGAGTGTACTTCTCCCTCTGTTGCTTACTCATAATGAACACCCTCTCCTACGAACACAAAAATCCGTATTAATTGGGTGTCCACTAAACGAGGGTAACCTCAAGAGCATCAAGATAGTCCAAAGTGGCGACATGGCAGTCGATCCAGTTGTCCATCTTTTCGTTCTTGGCTGCCTTCGCGAACAACATTCCTGAATACGGGTAGACAGCCACGAAAATTGATGCTCGAAACGCCGTCTTGCCCGTCGCAGGATCTGTGATAGCGACTTTGTCGCCAGCCTAATCCACATACAGCTCCTCACCGGGTTCATGGTCGATGACTTCGGTGAGTCCGTGGGTTTGGATGTAGGGCGCCAACCCATTACAAAACTGGGCGTACTGGTATTTCAACATCCCTGGCTCGGCTGGCAAGGAGTAATACTTCTCCCACAGCATGCACCTGGTCAGATGCTTGTTCTTCGCCGGCTTATCCGCAAGAGCCTTATAATCCGGCTGGACATACGCTGCTTTCCGCGTTCGGCGTCCATCCGGAAAATGCTCGTTAAAGAACTCCGGAGACAATCCCGCAAACGCCTCAGCAGTGATGCCATAGGCGTTGATGACATCGATCATGCGAGCGATATCGCGATTGGAGCACCCCAAGGCAGAAGCAATCGCGTCATAGCTTTTGCCTTCCAGCCGCATCGCCATGATCTCTTTGAATTCAGCCATGAACATGGCCTCCTTAGTCATGAAAACGTGTCACGATGCCGCAGAATTGACGACACCGCCAGACAGATCATGACCCGACCACCTAGCCAGAAACACCTCTACCACCTATGCGGGCTACCCCAACCAAATACCCGAAAACGGCACGCAAGGGTGATCAGTTGATTGTGTCATTCATGGATCGCCTCGCCCGCTCGCCGTCCGATCTGCATTCCATCGTTGATGACCTCACTGCACGCGGTGTCTCGGTGAAGCTTCTCAAAGAGGGGCAGATCTACTCGAAGGATTCGACACCTGTAGCCAAGCTCATGCTCGGTTTGCTTGGCTCAGCGGCCGAGTTTGAGCGTTTCATTATTCGCGAGCGCTAGGCCGAGGGCATTGCCCGGGCTAAAAAGCGCGGGGTCTGTCTACAAGGAGCGAGCGAAAGCACTGACTGCGGAGCAGGTTGATCAGGCAAAAAGGTGGATTGATGAGGGGATGCCGAAGACAAAAGTGGCTGAACGTCTCGGGGTGGGGCGTATGACATTGTATGAATACATTAAGTTTGGCAATCCTTGATTCCGTGGTGGAGGGACATCCAAAGGAAAGGGAAGCATTCTCCGAGTCGTATCTCTATTTCATTTTGCTGTAGATGGTTATTCCTTGCTTTCGATTCTTCCGATTAAAAACGCTACCGCAAGTAGAACGAGAGACGCCTCAGGAAAAGATATCTTCGCGATCGCTAATACAATAGAAGCGATCGCAAAGATGATGCTCAGATAGACTGGTAGACTCTTCAATTTGGGCACTTTAGCACTTCTCCACGGCAAGGCCGACTCCGCTTAGCTCGCTCGCTAGGCTGAGTATTCCATCCTTGATATCGGTTGCCTTGATCGAGCCACCCTTAGTAGCCAAGATCTTCTTGATTCCGCCTGCTTCTTCAATTGCAGCAGCTGCCTTCTTGGCTCCACCAAGGCTCTTTACTAGGCGAACGACATTGACTACCTTAGCGATGGGAACTACCGTACCTGCGAGGATAAGGGTGATTGCACCAGCACATTCCCAAGCGTTACGCGTCTGAACGCCCGTATTGTTCTGCAGATATGCGGCTAGCTGTTCATCCGTACTGTTCTCAACCACATCGTCTGGAATCGTGTCGATGTAGGCTAGCAGTTCGTCGATTTCCTGTTCATCCTCTGCGGTAAGTTCTTGTGCTTGCGCAGAAAGGTTTTCTGGGGATTGTTCGACGTTTGTGGTTGCGCCTGCGGCGTGTGCTGTTCCGCCTGGGATGGTGATGGCAAGACTTAGGGCAACTAAGCGAGAAAGAGTCTTCTTTTTCATCTCAAGCTCCTGTTCTGGTGAGTTTTAGGGTGAGCGAGTTCAAACTTAGGAGATTGTTCATTTTTTCTAAACAGGTGCACGGTTTTTATATCGCATACGATACCCCTTAATGGAGGTGGGGCAATCAATAAATTGAGATTGCCTCTTGTCAGGGGGAGAGGAGAATATTTGCTTGAGGTTGATGTTAATATGAGTGTTTGATCGAGAGGTATTTGATGGCGAGGTCTACACGGTTCTTCGCGGAGAAGCGAAGAAAGAGTTGCGAGATTATTTTCCTGATGGTGACCTCTGCTAGTCGCATTGATTCGCCAATTTCTACATTTGTTTTACCCTCGCAGATCAGGGATAAGACAATCTGCTCACGATTAGTGATTTTTGGCATATGAAGCTCACTACTAGCGGCCTTAGCGTCAAGAAGTCGGCTGAGGCAGCCGGGAGAGAGATCTGTTCCTCCGTGCGTGGCATCGCGTAGACCGCAGCGTAATCCGTCTAGTTGTTCTGTGCTCCAGTCGAGGCGTTGGATTACTGCCGAGAGACGGTGCGGGTGCCCGTTGAGCCACTGTGTCACTGTCTCAGCATCAAGCGGGGCATCGACTTCAATGATGCGTTCGACAACCTTCGTGGCGACCTTGCCCTCCCTGGCAGCGCGGCGGATTTCGCATGCTCTGCTCCGACAGGTTTGGCTACAATACCGGGGGCGGCGACCGAGTCCTGCGTAGTACAGTTCCGTGTCGCATTCGAGACATGTTAAGGGCGGGCTACTAGTACGTGGAGGCATGGGCTTTAGCCTACCTTTTCGTTACAACGTTTTCCGACCCGCATGATGTGCATACGGTGTGGTGGTTTTTGCTGCCGGGTTGGCGGCAGCAAAAAAGTGTGTGTATGCGCGGTGCCGGAGTAAAAAGATCGTCAAATGGTCTTTGAAGACAAGCCGAAGGTGCTGTCACACAAGTGTGCCGAGATGTGTGAGGGGTGTTTTGTTCGGCTGTCAACCCCACAAGGCCTACAACGGCCTGACGTATCTATCCCAACCGACTACAGCCACAACCTAGGCGTACAAAAAGGATGGATAGGAACCTAATCCCCGACATGGGGTAGCCACTCCGGACACACATTGTGTCGCATAACCCCTTAACTCCAATTCTGGAAAAGAAGAAGATATAAGTGGATCCCGTGGAGCAGCCCTAAGGGGGGGATCGTGGGCGCTCGACACGGGATCCGGGATACTGAAGGGGGGTCACTAACGCTCCATGGATGCGCTAGTATCAGTACCCTCCTCTATTATACGCATGCTCGCGCGTTTGTCTAGTCCGTCCGCGCAGCTTTTCCCGTGTCGAACAAGACTCCAAGCCTATTCCATAGCTATAGGAACCAAAAACAGTTTTGACCAGCGTAAAGTTTCCACGGCGAGATCTCGGGCAGGGCAGAATTAAACCCCCACACCTGCCATAAGTGGCAGATATGGGGGTAAAAAGCGGGGGTGATGGAGTTCTCGCCCTAGCAGCGTTGCGCGTTGGTGCATCCGCAGAGTGCCAGTGCCTCCGCAAAGTGCCAATACCGCTGCGACGTGCCGGTGCCTCCACAGCTCACCGGCACGTCGTCCTCCACTCCTACAAAGGAAGCTTCCGAATAATCGGCAACGGCAAGTGCTTCAAGATCATCATGATCGGGCGGAACAGCGGATGCACCCAAATCAAGGACTTGTTGTTATCTACAGCCTTGGCGATAGCCTTCGCCACGTCTTCCTTATCCACAGTCAACGGAGCATCGTCCAGATCCTTCGTCATATTGGTACGAACCTGGCCAGGACGAACCGTCAGAACCTTCACACCAGAACCGCGCAGAGCCTCGTTGAGCATCCGGTAGAAACCATCCAAGCCGGCCTTCGTGGAGCCGTACACAAAGTTGGATCGGCGCACCATCTCACCAGCCACCGTGGAGAAGGCAATGATTTGGCCGTGTCCCTGCTTTTTCATGTAATCCGCCAGCAGCACGCCCGCAGACACAGCGCCCGTGAAGTTCACCTGAGCTGCCTGAACGGCAAGCTTCTGGTTCGTCCACTGTGCCTCGTTGTCGCCCAGGATTCCGAAAGCCACGATCGCGATGTCGATGTCACCGTCAGCAAAAATCTTCTCAAAGACAGCCGGGTGAGAATCGAAGTCCACAGCGTCAAACTCCACACGCTTCACGTCGCTGGCACCGGCTGCGCGAACGCGCGCTTCGGCGTCGTCCAAAGATTCTTCAGCACGCGCCGCAAGGACAACGCGAGCGGGGCCGCGGGACAAGAATTCCTCGACGACCGCCAAACCCATGTCCGATGCACCACCCAGCAGAACAATAGACTGCGCTTTTCCTACAGCATCAATCATGACAAACTCCTTATAGCTCGAGACGGCGGGACATATCGGACGCGAATACGCCCGTGGGGTCAATATCGCGGCGGGTCTTCAACCAGCCGGGCAAACCTGGGTACATCTGGTGGAAGTTTTCCGCGGACGTGCGGGATTCCTTGGCCAAATACAAACGGCCACCAAATTCCATGACGCGGCGATCCAAATCATCCAAGAATGCGCCTAAGCCCGGCTTAATCGGGAAGTCCACGCACACATTCCAGCCCGGCATTGGGTAGGACAATGGCGCACGGTTACCCTCACCGAAAAGCTTGAACACATTCAACGCAGAGTAGTGGCCGGACTTCTGAATATCCTTGATGATCTGCTTGAACGGCTCCACGGCGTCCGTGGGAACAACAAACTGGTACTGCAAGAATCCCTTCGAGCCGTAGCCGCGGTTCCACTCACCAATCAGGTCCAACGGCTGGTAGAACTGCGTGAGGTTCTGCACCTTATTGCGGTACGTTCCGGACTTCAGCCACCACAGCTCACCGATGGCGATCATCGACAGCTTATTCATGGTGAAGTTCGGGAAAATATCTGGCACGGTCAACAGCTGGGGAGCATTAAACTTCAGAGGCTCCTTCGCCAGTTTCGGAGCCAATTCCTTCAGCTGTTCCAGCGTGGCCAAAGAACCACGGGAAATTGCTGCGCGGCCGAGCTTTGGCTCGGGAGAAATGGCGTCGAACCAGGCGGAGGAATAGGTGAAATTATGCTCCGAGCCATCGGAATGGAATTCGATCGTCTCGTCAAGATTCTGGGTCAGATCGCCATCGGCAATGAAATATGCCGTTTCCGTTTTCGTCATCTTGATCCGGGCGCGGAGGATAATGCCGGTGAGGCCCATGCCGCCCACGGTTGCCCAGAACAGCTCGCCATCTGGGTCATCTGCAGAACCTTCCGGCTCCAGGTGCAGGACGCGGCCGTCGGCCACCAGCAGTTCCATGGAGATCACATGGTTGCCGAAGGAACCCGCAGAGTGGTGATTTTTGCCGTGAATATCTGGACCAATTGCGCCACCAATTGTGACCTGACGGGTGCCCGGCAACACAGGAACCCATAGACCATAAGGCAGGGCAGCCTTCATCAATTGATCCAACGTCACACCGGCATCCACATCAACAATGGCCGAATCCGGGTCAATGGAATGAATATGATTCAGCTGCTGCATGTCGATCACCAAGCCGCCGGCATTCAGCGCAGGATCGCCATAAGAACGGCCCATGCCGCGGGCAATCACGCCGCGCTGTAAATGGGACGGCTTATCCGCATTGTCATCTGCGACCTGGGCAACTGCCTGGGAGATGACCTCAATATCGGGAGTGGACAAAACCTCTGCGGTGGATGGCTGCGTTCGGCCCCAACCGGTCAGAGTCTTCGTGCTGGTATGCAAAGTCATATCTTCCAGACTAGACCGATACAGCCGGAGCTTGGGGGAAGCGGCGCTAGTACAGATCCATTATGTCCCGGATCTCCTTCGGTAGCTCCTCCACGCTGGTGATCTCCGGACCGTCGTAATTCTGCAGAATCTCCCGGACTATCCGGCGGCTGGTGGAATCCAGAATGGGTAATTCCTGAGCCATCATTCGGGTCATATATTCGTTAAGTGGCAGGTGCGTCCGCGAGGAAGCCTCGTAACTGGATTGCTCACCAACGCCGCCCACGCGGATGGGATGTGCGCGTTGCTCTTCGTCGGCTTGGGTGCGCTTTTTCTTGGTGAAGAAATCAAAGACTGCCATGAGCTTCATTTATAGCTGTTTTCGCCCGGAACTGCTGCCTGAGCCCGACGTTGTCGCTTTTCCCCCGACGCCGCCGCGTCTCCTGCCTCACCGTGTGTGCCCGAACGTGCTGTCTCCAGCCGGAGTTGCCGCCTTCACTCGAACTTCCAGCCTTCACCCGGAGTTGCCGGTTTCGTAGGCATTGCGTGGGCGGGCAGACTAATGTGTGATCCATGCAAGACATCTTCAGCACCGTGATCGGTGCCATTAACTCTTCTTTGTGGACGTGGGTTCTGCCCTGGGTACTCATCGCCGCAGGTGTATTCTTTGGTATCCGCACGGTCGTGGTGCAGCTGCGCATGGTGCCGGATATGTTCAAGGCCGTGACCGAACGCCCGGACGGCGGTAGCTCCGGGGCGGATGAAGACGCCGAATATGGCGGCATTTCCGCCTTCAAAGCCTTCACTATTTCCGCGGCCTCCCGTGTGGGAACCGGAAACGTCGCCGGCGTGGCTGTGGCTATTTCCGTGGGTGGCCCCGGCGCCGTGTTCTGGATGTGGATTATCGCCATCCTGGGTGGCGCGACGTCCTTCGTGGAGTCCACGCTGGCTCAGCTGTGGAAGGTTCGCGATGGTGGTGCCTACCGTGGTGGGCCTGCGTACTACATGTCTCGCGGCCTGGGATGGAAGCCTTTCGCGGCGGTCTTTTCCGTGGCTATTGCCATTACCTTCGGATGGTTCTACAACGCTTTCCAAACCAACGCGATCTCTGAGTCCTTGGCTACGTCTTTTGGCCAGGAGGGTGAGACGTTCAAGATTCTGGTTGGCGTGGCCGTGGTGCTGGTCTCCGGAATTATCATCGTGGGTGGCGTGCAGCGTATTGCAAAGATGACTCAGCTGATTGTCCCGTTTATGGCGGTGGCGTATTTGCTGGTGGGCATCATTGTGGTTGTCCTGAATATCGGCGAAGTGCCTGGGATGATTGCGGATATTGTTGGCTCTGCTCTGGGCTTCCGTGAGGTTGCCGGCGCTACCGTGGGTGCTGCGTTGATGAAGGGTATCCAGCGTGGTCTGTTTTCTAACGAGGCTGGTGAGGGTTCCGCTCCGAACGCCGCGGCGACCGCTACTGTGTCTCACCCTGTGAAGCAGGGTCTTGTTCAGACGCTGGGCGTGTATTTCGACACCCTGGTTGTGTGTTCGATTACCGCCTTCATTATTTTGCTGGGCGCTGATCTGCATACGTTCGGTTCGGATGAGATTGAAGGTGTGGCGTTGACGCAGTCGGCGTTGGCGGACACTGTGGGAAGTTGGGGTACCCACTTCATTACCTTTATTTTGTTCTTCCTGGCGTTTTCTTCGATTCTTGGTAATTACTACTTGGCCGAGTCCAATGTGGAATACTTGTCCGAGAAGAAGAGCGTGTTGTGGGGTTACCGCTTGGTTGTTCTTGCCTTTGTTTTCTACGGTGCTGTGGCGCCGTTGGGCACCGTGTTTGACTTGGCGGATACCGGTGCGGCGGTGATGGTGTTGCTGAACGTGTGCGCTATCGTGCCGTTGTCTGGCATTGCCATCAAGCTGTTGAAGAACTACAACGAGCAGCGACGTACCGGCGTGGATCCTGTGTTCCATCGTGACATGCTGCCGGAGGCGAAGAACGTGGAGTGCTGGGATGGATCTGATCCTGTTACTCGCCGTAGTGAAGAAGATCGACGCCAGCTTGCGCATCGTCATAGCACTGGCGACCGAAAGAGCTTGCGCGAGTATTAATGGGTGTCATGACTGATTCCACGAGTACGTCCGGTCAGGTTGCTAGCATGTCGACCACGTCTGCGTCTGTAGATCCTGTGATGATTGCCTGCGTGGTGGATGGGACCTGGGCGATCTGGCAGGTAGAGACTGACCCGGATGTTCAGGTGGGCGACTTCAGCGGCGCGTGGATTATCGGGCAGGATGGCATCCAGGGTTTTGCGGCGGATGCAGACTGGATTGAGGGGCGCGATGACCCGCTTACGATGCTGAAGACGGTCATCCGCTACCCGGTGTTGCCTGTGAATGCTGCCACGCGCTCGGCACTGGAATCTGCTGGGTTTAAGGACGAGGAGATCATTGACTGGGCTGCGGTTCAGGACAATGCGCACCAGTGGTTTGACCGTGCTAGGAAGGACTTTTCTGAGGAGTTTCCGGACAAGAAGCAACCTTCGTGGGGTGCACCTCCAGAGTGGGAAGAGGCAGAGGTTGCGCCCATCCCAGGGCTCGAGGGTAACGCCGGTGCGGCAGCACGCAGTGCTCTGGCGTTTGCCAGAGCACTGCGTGGGTGGATTCGGGAGTGGAATGCTTTCGATAAGGTCCGCGTGCGCCGCTTGGGCGCCACGATGACTCTCTATTCTGAGCTTTCAGGCCTCCCGTTTGAGGCGCCGGTTTCTTGAAACGGGGCGGAAAAGATAGGGCTTTTGGGCGCAGGGCACTAAGATAGGTTCAGTTTTGAGTGAGCTTCAGTAGGTTCACTGTTAGCCTTCCCGTAGTCGACGCGAAAAGAACATATGACCAGCATTGAGCAGACCGCCCATCAGGTAGTGGTGGGGCGTAAGCGGCGCATCTTCCGTCAGTTCATACAGTTTGGCGTAGTGGGAGCGTCTGGCTTTGTGGTGAACCAGGCTGTGTTCGTGTTGGCGAAGAAGCTCACGGAATCTGGGTGGGATATTCATGTGGAAGACCCGTTCATGAATCTCCTGGGCAGTGAGTTTCATATGCGCTGGTATCACGTGTTTTCTATCGTGGCTTTTCTTGTAGCGAATATCTGGAACTTCTGTTTGAACCGTTTTTGGACCTTCAAAGGTGAGCACAAGAATGCTTGGTGGAAGCAGCTTCCTCTCTTCATGGCTGTAGGCGTGTTTGGGTTGATCATCACCCTTATGGTTCAGACTGCTCTGGTGAATCCCGAATCGCCGATTGCGTTGCCGAGTGACATTTTTGATAATTCCACTGGGCTGCGCACTAAGTCCTACTGGGGTAACTGCATCGGTGTGATTGTTGCCGTGCCTGCGAACTTTGTGTTCAACAAATTGTGGACGTTCCGGAACGTGAAGGCCAAGCCTGGCACGGTCAAGGCTGTGAAGCGCGTGGCGCCGCGTACCGCACAGGGCGATAGCTAGGGGACGAGCCGTGGGAGGCAAGAACATGGATAAAAAGCTGGTTGCCCTGCTTGATTCACAACTGGTGAAGTTTGTACTGGTGGGTGGTTTTTCTGCCATCGTAGACTTTGGCTCTACGGCGTTTTTCACATTTGTGTGCGGCTTCAGCGATGGTGTGGCCAAGGCGCTGGGCTTTGTATTGGGGACGCTTACGGCTTACTTCATTAACCGGCGATGGACGTTCCAGGCGGAGGCATCCACTAAGCGGTTCATCATCACGATGATCACCTATCTGGTGACCTTCGTGGTGCAGTGGGGCCTGTACAAGATCAGCATTCCGTGGTTGGAAGGCTTCGATCTGAACGCGTTTTGGGTGCGTTTGATTTCCTTTGTGATTGCTCAGGGAACCGCGACGGTTCTGAACTTCCTGATCCAGAAGTTCGTGATCTTCAAAAAGTAGTCCTGCCGATCGAGTGCGTGAAGCCAGAGAATTAGCGCCCAATACTGTCAGACAACTAGAGCCTCACACTGCGGTTCCGAGCACTGAGAACGAATGGTGGCGACCACGCCTTGGCACCACGCTG encodes:
- a CDS encoding MDR family MFS transporter, with the translated sequence MNHSEKKAPESPDALAASALQPAEGVNVKLLIGILVSAAFVVILNETTLSVALPALMQEFNITASAGQWLTTAFMLTMAVVIPMTGFIMQRFTLRSIYIMAMATFLVGTIVAVFATHFAVLLLARVIQATGTALVMPLLMTTIMRLVPVERRGSVFGLVTVVIAVAPALGPTFSGIVLETLGWRWIFGLVVPLVVIALVVGALQVRNFEEPSRPYLDVISVALSAVGFSATLYGIAGMSELPNGVPWDRVIILLAGVLVLVLFFRRQLSLAKTAESTGKNPLLNLAPLASREYTLSMILMLLSFSMLFGFIILMPLYAQNVMGLSQMAAGMVSLPGGLIMGLMGPFVGRMYDQRGARPLIIPGSLVMLVAMLGFANLSRTESWFAGLGSHGSQVHLVVLTILLNVGVSLMLTPLMSNALASVPDSLASHGQAIVNTFQQVAGGAGTAVFVAIMSFASASYAKSLGLGEVAGQASGEGAAEAAGGTAGDAAAGAAGGAGSATGHAPSPEQMAQVTADIVGHGIEVAFWFGVAVSFIVVIAVSVLKIEARPVTKGRTTAQ
- a CDS encoding transposase, which encodes MSKQQREKYTPEFRREAVRLVIKSERPITRVAGGIGMSAGLLCRWVKNERERLGCDDRSLADLRAENARLLVFSIGNPEG
- a CDS encoding helix-turn-helix domain-containing protein; amino-acid sequence: MAEFKEIMAMRLEGKSYDAIASALGCSNRDIARMIDVINAYGITAEAFAGLSPEFFNEHFPDGRRTRKAAYVQPDYKALADKPAKNKHLTRCMLWEKYYSLPAEPGMLKYQYAQFCNGLAPYIQTHGLTEVIDHEPGEELYVD
- a CDS encoding recombinase family protein, producing MDRLARSPSDLHSIVDDLTARGVSVKLLKEGQIYSKDSTPVAKLMLGLLGSAAEFERFIIRER
- a CDS encoding helix-turn-helix domain-containing protein, which translates into the protein MPKTKVAERLGVGRMTLYEYIKFGNP
- a CDS encoding helix-turn-helix transcriptional regulator, whose amino-acid sequence is MPPRTSSPPLTCLECDTELYYAGLGRRPRYCSQTCRSRACEIRRAAREGKVATKVVERIIEVDAPLDAETVTQWLNGHPHRLSAVIQRLDWSTEQLDGLRCGLRDATHGGTDLSPGCLSRLLDAKAASSELHMPKITNREQIVLSLICEGKTNVEIGESMRLAEVTIRKIISQLFLRFSAKNRVDLAIKYLSIKHSY
- a CDS encoding decaprenylphospho-beta-D-erythro-pentofuranosid-2-ulose 2-reductase; amino-acid sequence: MIDAVGKAQSIVLLGGASDMGLAVVEEFLSRGPARVVLAARAEESLDDAEARVRAAGASDVKRVEFDAVDFDSHPAVFEKIFADGDIDIAIVAFGILGDNEAQWTNQKLAVQAAQVNFTGAVSAGVLLADYMKKQGHGQIIAFSTVAGEMVRRSNFVYGSTKAGLDGFYRMLNEALRGSGVKVLTVRPGQVRTNMTKDLDDAPLTVDKEDVAKAIAKAVDNNKSLIWVHPLFRPIMMILKHLPLPIIRKLPL
- a CDS encoding FAD-binding oxidoreductase encodes the protein MTLHTSTKTLTGWGRTQPSTAEVLSTPDIEVISQAVAQVADDNADKPSHLQRGVIARGMGRSYGDPALNAGGLVIDMQQLNHIHSIDPDSAIVDVDAGVTLDQLMKAALPYGLWVPVLPGTRQVTIGGAIGPDIHGKNHHSAGSFGNHVISMELLVADGRVLHLEPEGSADDPDGELFWATVGGMGLTGIILRARIKMTKTETAYFIADGDLTQNLDETIEFHSDGSEHNFTYSSAWFDAISPEPKLGRAAISRGSLATLEQLKELAPKLAKEPLKFNAPQLLTVPDIFPNFTMNKLSMIAIGELWWLKSGTYRNKVQNLTQFYQPLDLIGEWNRGYGSKGFLQYQFVVPTDAVEPFKQIIKDIQKSGHYSALNVFKLFGEGNRAPLSYPMPGWNVCVDFPIKPGLGAFLDDLDRRVMEFGGRLYLAKESRTSAENFHQMYPGLPGWLKTRRDIDPTGVFASDMSRRLEL
- a CDS encoding alanine/glycine:cation symporter family protein, yielding MQDIFSTVIGAINSSLWTWVLPWVLIAAGVFFGIRTVVVQLRMVPDMFKAVTERPDGGSSGADEDAEYGGISAFKAFTISAASRVGTGNVAGVAVAISVGGPGAVFWMWIIAILGGATSFVESTLAQLWKVRDGGAYRGGPAYYMSRGLGWKPFAAVFSVAIAITFGWFYNAFQTNAISESLATSFGQEGETFKILVGVAVVLVSGIIIVGGVQRIAKMTQLIVPFMAVAYLLVGIIVVVLNIGEVPGMIADIVGSALGFREVAGATVGAALMKGIQRGLFSNEAGEGSAPNAAATATVSHPVKQGLVQTLGVYFDTLVVCSITAFIILLGADLHTFGSDEIEGVALTQSALADTVGSWGTHFITFILFFLAFSSILGNYYLAESNVEYLSEKKSVLWGYRLVVLAFVFYGAVAPLGTVFDLADTGAAVMVLLNVCAIVPLSGIAIKLLKNYNEQRRTGVDPVFHRDMLPEAKNVECWDGSDPVTRRSEEDRRQLAHRHSTGDRKSLREY
- a CDS encoding N-acetylglucosamine-6-phosphate deacetylase, whose protein sequence is MSTTSASVDPVMIACVVDGTWAIWQVETDPDVQVGDFSGAWIIGQDGIQGFAADADWIEGRDDPLTMLKTVIRYPVLPVNAATRSALESAGFKDEEIIDWAAVQDNAHQWFDRARKDFSEEFPDKKQPSWGAPPEWEEAEVAPIPGLEGNAGAAARSALAFARALRGWIREWNAFDKVRVRRLGATMTLYSELSGLPFEAPVS
- a CDS encoding GtrA family protein, which codes for MTSIEQTAHQVVVGRKRRIFRQFIQFGVVGASGFVVNQAVFVLAKKLTESGWDIHVEDPFMNLLGSEFHMRWYHVFSIVAFLVANIWNFCLNRFWTFKGEHKNAWWKQLPLFMAVGVFGLIITLMVQTALVNPESPIALPSDIFDNSTGLRTKSYWGNCIGVIVAVPANFVFNKLWTFRNVKAKPGTVKAVKRVAPRTAQGDS
- a CDS encoding GtrA family protein encodes the protein MGGKNMDKKLVALLDSQLVKFVLVGGFSAIVDFGSTAFFTFVCGFSDGVAKALGFVLGTLTAYFINRRWTFQAEASTKRFIITMITYLVTFVVQWGLYKISIPWLEGFDLNAFWVRLISFVIAQGTATVLNFLIQKFVIFKK